The Pseudonocardia broussonetiae DNA segment ATCATCGGGAACCTGCCGTGAGTGGAAAAGAGGGCTCTGGCACTCGTTGCCACTCACGGGTGGCGCAGCCGCTCACCGCGCCGCCTGCTCGCGCAGCGCGATCCGGTACTGCTCCAGCGGCACCAGGTCGCCGAACAGCTGGTGGTAGGCGTCGGCGTCCTCCAGCGGGTTGGTGCGCTGCAGCCGCCCCTTCAGCTCCGCGACCTGCGCCTCGACCAGGGCCAGCTTCACGCCGGCGACCACGCTCCCCACGTACCGCGCCTCCTCCATCCCGCGCCGCGGCATCTGCAGCGGCTCCACGGCCAGCTCGTGCACCAGCGGCCGCGACTCCGGCACGCACTCGGCGCTCACCGCGTCGAGCCAGGTCGAGCCCTCCAGGCCCGCGCACACCCCGCCCGCCGCCTGCACCGCGCGGTGGACGCCCGCCAGCGCGGGGTGGCTGAACACCTGCTCGGGCAGCTCGTCGTAGGCGGGACCGGCGATCGCGGGCAGCTGCAGCGCCGCCTTGAGCGCCTCGCGCTGCAGGTGCAGGCGGGGGTCGTCGCGCGGCGGCGGGGTCGGGGCGTCGCGGCGGCCGCGCACCTTCTCCGGCGCCGTGCCGCTCTCCTCGCGGACGCGGCGGACGACCGCGAACTCGTCGGGCCAGCCGGTCCAGCCGGCGAGGCGGCGTGCGTACTCGTCGCGCAGGTCCTCGCGCTTGATCCGCGCGACGAGCGGCACCGCCCGGCGCAGCGCCGCGGTCTGCCCCTCCGGCGTCTCGAGGTTGTGCTCTCGCAGCATCGAGCGGATGACGAACTCGTAGAGCGGCTCGCGGCGGGCCACCAGGTCGCGCACGGCGGTGTCGCCGTGGGACTGGCGCAGCTCGCACGGGTCCTGCCCGTCGGGCGCGATCGTGACGTAGGTCTGGCCCGTGTAGCTCTGCTCCCCCTCGAACGCCTTGAGCGCCGCCGCCTGCCCGGCCGCGTCACCGTCGAAGGTGTAGATGACCTCGCCGAGGTCGAACGAGTCGTCGCCGATCAGCCGGCGGATCACCGCGATGTGCTCGGTGCCGAACGCCGTGCCGCAGGAGGCGACGGCCGTCGGCACGCCCGCGAGGTGCATCGCCATGACGTCGGTGTAGCCCTCGACGACCACGACCTGGCGCCGCTTGGCGATCTCGCGCTTGGCGAGGTCGAGCCCGAACAGCACGTTGGTCTTGCGGTAGACCGGCGAGTCGGAGGTGTTGAGGTACTTGGCCTCGATGCCGTCGTCGTCGAAGATCCGGCGCGCCCCGAAGCCGACGACCTCGCCGCCGAGGTCGCGGATCGGCCACAGCAGCCGGCGGTGGAACCGGTCGATCGGCCCGCGCCTGCCCTCCTTCGACAGCCCGGCCTTGATCAGCTCGTCGAGGGAGAAGCCGCCCGCGAGCAGGTGCTTGGTGAGGGTGTCCCAGCCCGCGGGCGCCCAGCCGCAGCCGAACCGCTCCGCCGCCGCCGCGTCGAAGCCGCGCGAGGTGAGGAACTCGACGCCGGGCGCGCCCTCGGGGGTGCGCAGGAGCTCGGCGTAGAACTCCGCGGCCCGCTTGTTGGCCTCCAGCAGCCGCGAGCGGGTGCCGCGGTCGCGCTGCACGGACGCGCCGCCGCCGGTGTAGGTGAGCCGGAACCCGATCCGGTCGGCGAGCCGCTCCACGGCCTCGGCGAACCCGACGACCTCGATCTTCATGACGAAGTCGAAGACGCTGCCGCCCTCGCCGCAGCCGAAGCAGTGGAACGTGCCGTGCGTCGGGCGGACGTTGAAGCTCGGTGACTTCTCGTCGTGGAACGGGCACAGGCCCTTCAGCGACCCCGACCCGGCGCGACGCAGGGCCACGTACTCGCCGATGACCTCGTCGATGCGGGTGCGGTCGCGGACCTCGGTGATGTCCGAATCCCGGATGCGTCCCGCCACGCCTGCGAGTCTAGGCCCGCGCGCGGAGTCCCCGGCCCGAGCCGTGGCCGGCGGGCACGGGGACCCCGGCTCAGCGGACGAACCGCAGCTCCAGCGCGTCGAGGACGGGCCGGAAGCCGATCCGCGGGTAGATCGCGTTGCTGACGGGGTTGGCCAGGTCGGTGAACAGGACGACCTCCCGCGCCCCGGCCCCGGTCGCCCACGCGGCGGCCGCCGCCGTGACCGCCGTGCCGTAGCCGTGGCCCCGGTGCTCGGGCGGCGTGTACACCGGCCCGATCCGCGACATCGGGCCCACCGGGCGCCGCGCCGCGGCGTACGCGACCGGCCGCCCGTCGACCTCCCACAGCAGGTGCCCCGCCCCCTGCTCCATCGACCCGACGACGCCGGGCCGCGGGTCCGCTGGCGGGTCCAGCGAGCTGACGGCCTCGGCGGCGAAGGCCCTGTGCCACTCCGTGAGCAGGTCGACGTCCCCGGGCCCGGCGACGCGCGCGCACCCCGGCGCCGCCGACGGCGGGGTCAGCGCGACGAGCCGGAACAGCCGCATCCGCATCGCGACCTCGGAGCGCAGGCCCGTGCGCGCGGTGTGGGCGGCCGCGAACGCCTCGACCTCCGCCACCGGCCCGTTGACGGCGGGCAGGTCGGCGTCGACGACCCGCTCGGCCGCCGTGGCCAGGGCGGGCGGCAGCGCCGACGCCGTGGCGGGCCGGCCCTGCTCCTGCAGCAGCGCGCCCACGGTCTCGCCGCCGCGGGCGACGGTGAGCAGCAGCCCCGCGCGGTCGCCCCGGGCCCGGAGCGCGTCGAGGACCGTCAGCGCGATCGTGTGCCGCGCCGGGTCGGCGGCGTAGAGCGGGCCGGCCGCGGCGGCGAACGCCGCGACCGACTCGTGGAGGGTGACGCGCATGCCCCGATGGTCCCACCGCCGCGCGGCGGGACCGTCCCGATTTCCCCGGCGCCGGCCTAGAGGACCGGCAGGTAGGTGGCCAGTTCGTAGGGGGTGACGTTGCGCCGGTAGGCGTCCCACTCCGCCCGCTTGTTGCGCAGGAAGAAGTCGAACACGTGCTCGCCCAGGATCTCGGCGACGAGCTCGGAGCCCTCCATCGCGTGCAGCGCCTCGGTGAGGTTCTGCGGCAGCGGCTCGTAGCCCATGGCGCGGCGCTCGGTGTCGGTGAGCGACCAGACGTCGTCCTCGGTGGCCGGGCCCAGCTCGTAGCCCTTGGCGACGCCCTGCAGGCCGGCACCGAGGATCACCGCGAACGCCAGGTAGGGGTTGCAGGCGGTGTCGAGCGTGCGGATCTCCACGCGCCGGGTCGAGGACTTCCCGGGCGAGTACATCGGCACCCGCGCGAGCGCGGAGCGGTTGGCGTGGCCCCACGACACGGCCGTGGGCGCCTCCCCGCCGGTGATCAGGCGCTTGTAGGAGTTGACCCACTGGTTGGTGACGGCGCTGATCTCGCGCGCGTGGCGCAGCACGCCCGCGACGAACGCCTTGCCCGTCTCGGACAGCTCGTAGGGGTCGTTGGGGTCGTGGAAGGCGTTGCGGTCGCCCTCGAACAGCGAGAAGTGCGTGTGCATCGCCGAGCCGGGGTGCGCGGAGAACGGCTTGGGCATGAACGACGCCCGCACGCCCTGGGTGATCGCGACCTCCTTCACCACGTACCGGAAGGTCATGATGTTGTCGGCCATCGTCAGGGCGTCGGCGTAGCGAAGGTCGATCTCCTGCTGGCCGGGGCCGCCCTCGTGGTGGCTGAACTCGACGGAGATGCCCATCGACTCCAGCGTCTCGATCGCGTTGCGCCGGAAGTGCGGGGCGACGTCGTGGCTCGCCTGGTCGAAGTAGCCGCCGTTGTCGGCCGGCACCGGCTCGGAGCCGTCGG contains these protein-coding regions:
- the dnaG gene encoding DNA primase; this translates as MAGRIRDSDITEVRDRTRIDEVIGEYVALRRAGSGSLKGLCPFHDEKSPSFNVRPTHGTFHCFGCGEGGSVFDFVMKIEVVGFAEAVERLADRIGFRLTYTGGGASVQRDRGTRSRLLEANKRAAEFYAELLRTPEGAPGVEFLTSRGFDAAAAERFGCGWAPAGWDTLTKHLLAGGFSLDELIKAGLSKEGRRGPIDRFHRRLLWPIRDLGGEVVGFGARRIFDDDGIEAKYLNTSDSPVYRKTNVLFGLDLAKREIAKRRQVVVVEGYTDVMAMHLAGVPTAVASCGTAFGTEHIAVIRRLIGDDSFDLGEVIYTFDGDAAGQAAALKAFEGEQSYTGQTYVTIAPDGQDPCELRQSHGDTAVRDLVARREPLYEFVIRSMLREHNLETPEGQTAALRRAVPLVARIKREDLRDEYARRLAGWTGWPDEFAVVRRVREESGTAPEKVRGRRDAPTPPPRDDPRLHLQREALKAALQLPAIAGPAYDELPEQVFSHPALAGVHRAVQAAGGVCAGLEGSTWLDAVSAECVPESRPLVHELAVEPLQMPRRGMEEARYVGSVVAGVKLALVEAQVAELKGRLQRTNPLEDADAYHQLFGDLVPLEQYRIALREQAAR
- a CDS encoding GNAT family N-acetyltransferase; the encoded protein is MRVTLHESVAAFAAAAGPLYAADPARHTIALTVLDALRARGDRAGLLLTVARGGETVGALLQEQGRPATASALPPALATAAERVVDADLPAVNGPVAEVEAFAAAHTARTGLRSEVAMRMRLFRLVALTPPSAAPGCARVAGPGDVDLLTEWHRAFAAEAVSSLDPPADPRPGVVGSMEQGAGHLLWEVDGRPVAYAAARRPVGPMSRIGPVYTPPEHRGHGYGTAVTAAAAAWATGAGAREVVLFTDLANPVSNAIYPRIGFRPVLDALELRFVR
- the glnA gene encoding type I glutamate--ammonia ligase is translated as MDRQQEFVLRTLEERDIRFVRLWFTDVLGYLKSVAVAPAELEGAFAEGIGFDGSAIEGFARVYESDMVARPDPSTFQVLPWETASGEHYSARMFCDIAMPDGSPSWADPRHVLRRALSKAAEAGFTCYVHPEIEFYLLRDLTSDGSEPVPADNGGYFDQASHDVAPHFRRNAIETLESMGISVEFSHHEGGPGQQEIDLRYADALTMADNIMTFRYVVKEVAITQGVRASFMPKPFSAHPGSAMHTHFSLFEGDRNAFHDPNDPYELSETGKAFVAGVLRHAREISAVTNQWVNSYKRLITGGEAPTAVSWGHANRSALARVPMYSPGKSSTRRVEIRTLDTACNPYLAFAVILGAGLQGVAKGYELGPATEDDVWSLTDTERRAMGYEPLPQNLTEALHAMEGSELVAEILGEHVFDFFLRNKRAEWDAYRRNVTPYELATYLPVL